From one Ignisphaera cupida genomic stretch:
- a CDS encoding carbohydrate kinase family protein produces the protein MAPKIMLVGVSVCDIILVVPEISKPGDIVYLDRGITISLGGHPCNISVDLVKLGYSSSLIYVVSAIGNDFCGKFIEETLSSYSLQLNLVKIPGVGSNKNVIVVVKGEDRRFHVEVGASMHMQSKDVIKLVEEVKPGLIHLAVGLLGDVDTNLQNVLAASHNVGAVTFVDVGAPRPYGKADWRFLIESLKYADIFHANRYELQNVFGVEGIFDGIKKALATGAKIVVVTDGERGAYIAKDNYVIYQKAFKVDVVDPTGAGDAFQAGLIYKLVELAGDKFSRSYIEGIGYDELAEILLFSQAVGAVCVTQPGTTTAVSRENVENLLKKQRDEVMKSIKRMRIL, from the coding sequence ATGGCTCCTAAAATAATGCTTGTAGGAGTATCTGTTTGTGATATTATTTTGGTTGTTCCTGAAATTAGTAAACCTGGTGATATTGTTTATCTTGATAGGGGTATAACAATTTCGTTGGGTGGTCATCCATGCAATATTTCTGTGGATCTTGTTAAGCTTGGATACTCATCTTCATTAATTTATGTTGTGTCTGCTATTGGTAATGATTTTTGTGGAAAATTTATTGAGGAAACGCTGTCTAGTTATTCTCTTCAGCTAAATCTTGTTAAGATTCCTGGTGTTGGCTCTAATAAGAATGTTATTGTTGTTGTTAAAGGAGAGGATAGGAGGTTTCATGTTGAGGTTGGAGCATCTATGCACATGCAGTCAAAAGATGTTATAAAGCTTGTTGAGGAGGTGAAGCCTGGTTTAATTCACTTAGCTGTTGGTCTTCTAGGCGATGTTGATACCAATTTGCAAAATGTTTTAGCTGCTAGTCACAATGTTGGTGCTGTGACTTTTGTTGATGTTGGTGCTCCAAGACCTTATGGAAAAGCTGATTGGAGGTTTTTGATAGAGTCTTTGAAGTATGCTGATATATTTCATGCTAATCGCTATGAGCTTCAAAATGTTTTTGGTGTAGAGGGTATTTTTGATGGAATTAAAAAGGCTTTGGCTACAGGTGCAAAAATTGTTGTTGTAACAGATGGTGAAAGAGGGGCTTATATAGCAAAAGACAATTATGTTATATATCAAAAGGCATTTAAAGTCGATGTGGTTGATCCAACAGGAGCTGGAGATGCTTTCCAAGCTGGGCTAATATACAAACTTGTTGAGTTAGCTGGAGACAAATTTAGTAGAAGCTACATAGAAGGCATTGGCTATGACGAACTTGCAGAAATACTTTTGTTTTCGCAAGCAGTTGGAGCAGTATGTGTTACACAACCAGGAACCACAACAGCTGTGTCAAGAGAAAATGTTGAGAATTTGCTGAAAAAGCAAAGAGATGAGGTTATGAAAAGCATTAAAAGAATGAGAATTTTATAG
- a CDS encoding tautomerase family protein, whose product MPIVHVYMWSGVSREAKKKIVEGITQVFESIGVPKQAVEIVIHEIPKENWGIGGELASEKFKEVKPP is encoded by the coding sequence ATGCCCATTGTCCATGTCTATATGTGGAGTGGTGTTTCTAGGGAAGCAAAAAAGAAAATTGTTGAGGGTATTACACAAGTTTTTGAAAGCATTGGAGTGCCAAAGCAAGCAGTTGAAATTGTTATTCATGAAATTCCAAAAGAGAATTGGGGAATTGGTGGAGAACTAGCAAGTGAGAAATTCAAAGAAGTCAAGCCTCCCTAA
- a CDS encoding RNA-guided endonuclease InsQ/TnpB family protein — protein MARTVVVETPPLPRKFFRVFVELEGMYRNMVEQLVLHAVREGIASFTRLKALKYRELRNLYPQLPSHYAYTACQDASTRAKSFLKLRKKGLVEREYPEVNSVSIWLDDHLWKANDLTSIKVATHKGWIPLEVIPHKQYWKYVNKSWKLASEARIKLDRKSRKLLVYLTFVKEVEEHRPRGFVSVDVNENNVTALIDGTAYLFETDMKDIILGYYYRRKRVQEKYDKVHGIKSRVKRKIFRKLREREKKQDTRWKIANIVVREASKRGYAIVMEKLGRRPGEKMVFRIRDSQLRHRIFQAAFRGMQEAIEEKAREYGVSVVYVNPRNTSRLCPIHGSKIVYGNESRIGKCERGGEMWHRDVVAVWNLLLIALRGDGSIAPSLAGLFVDGSPVPLGSTAAHDPTRVPRALWARRKSLDETMNSYKMIRMNI, from the coding sequence GTGGCTAGAACCGTTGTTGTTGAGACGCCTCCTCTTCCGCGAAAGTTCTTCAGAGTTTTTGTTGAGCTTGAGGGTATGTACCGCAACATGGTTGAGCAATTAGTGTTGCATGCTGTGAGAGAGGGTATTGCATCTTTCACAAGGCTAAAAGCTTTGAAGTATCGTGAGTTAAGGAATCTATATCCTCAGCTCCCTTCTCACTATGCATATACTGCTTGTCAAGACGCATCCACAAGAGCTAAGAGCTTTCTCAAGCTGAGGAAGAAGGGGTTGGTTGAAAGAGAGTACCCAGAAGTCAACAGTGTCTCTATCTGGCTAGACGACCACTTGTGGAAAGCAAATGATTTAACATCTATTAAAGTAGCTACCCATAAGGGCTGGATACCTCTCGAAGTTATACCGCACAAACAATACTGGAAGTACGTGAATAAGAGCTGGAAGCTTGCCTCAGAGGCGAGGATTAAGCTAGACAGAAAGAGCAGGAAGTTGCTAGTCTACTTGACCTTCGTGAAAGAGGTTGAGGAGCATAGACCACGTGGCTTTGTGTCTGTTGATGTTAATGAGAACAATGTCACCGCACTAATCGATGGTACTGCTTACCTCTTCGAGACAGATATGAAGGACATTATTTTAGGTTACTACTACAGGAGGAAGAGGGTTCAGGAAAAATACGACAAGGTTCATGGCATAAAGTCGAGGGTTAAGAGGAAAATCTTTAGGAAGCTTAGGGAGCGGGAGAAGAAGCAGGATACCAGGTGGAAGATTGCGAATATTGTTGTGAGAGAGGCTTCCAAGAGAGGTTACGCCATAGTCATGGAGAAACTCGGGAGGAGACCCGGTGAGAAGATGGTCTTCAGGATAAGGGACAGCCAGCTGAGGCACAGGATATTTCAAGCCGCCTTTAGAGGCATGCAGGAGGCGATTGAGGAGAAAGCTCGAGAGTACGGCGTTTCAGTAGTCTACGTGAACCCGAGGAACACGTCCAGGCTCTGCCCAATCCACGGCTCAAAAATAGTCTACGGGAATGAATCAAGGATAGGCAAGTGCGAAAGAGGTGGTGAAATGTGGCACAGAGACGTGGTAGCTGTTTGGAACCTTCTTCTCATAGCCTTGCGAGGTGATGGGAGCATTGCTCCAAGCCTCGCTGGGCTCTTCGTAGATGGGAGCCCCGTGCCGTTGGGCTCGACAGCCGCCCATGACCCCACACGGGTACCCAGAGCCCTGTGGGCGAGGCGGAAGTCCCTAGATGAGACCATGAATTCATATAAAATGATTAGAATGAACATCTAG
- a CDS encoding uroporphyrinogen decarboxylase family protein produces MSIAKLFRDNFLRSARFSHPDFIPCRIILSRPILYTYKEKILEVIERFPLAFPNYDVSSMKFDNVLATFDENRLVRDVFGTVWRYRIAGLGPQPHEYPLADLDRVWSWELPDPEAGYPIGYADPKPMISWEELFEIFDKARERGDLVVFSLHHFLFQKLMDLIPLNKLLLAIYSGDKRFLAALEKVANYQLGLLKIAKRYNGIDVVAFLEDLGSQDSPLIRPQHLKKYFLPYYKIFFDEVRNMNAFIYFHSDGRIIPLANVILEAKPDILNIQDIVNGIENISAHFKGKLCIDLDIDRQHLIPYGTKEKIFSHFKEVVEKLNIELGGLMIHIEVYPPTPLENIVFLAEACYRYCFNIGSRY; encoded by the coding sequence TTGAGTATAGCTAAGCTGTTTAGAGATAACTTCTTGAGATCGGCAAGATTTAGTCATCCAGATTTTATTCCTTGTAGAATTATATTATCTCGCCCCATTCTATACACATATAAAGAGAAGATACTTGAAGTAATTGAGAGGTTTCCCCTGGCCTTCCCCAATTATGATGTTAGTAGCATGAAATTTGATAATGTTTTAGCAACTTTTGATGAAAATAGACTTGTAAGAGACGTTTTTGGCACTGTCTGGAGGTATAGAATTGCTGGTCTTGGTCCACAGCCACATGAATATCCACTAGCTGATCTAGATAGGGTTTGGAGTTGGGAGTTGCCTGATCCAGAAGCTGGTTATCCCATAGGCTATGCAGATCCAAAGCCTATGATTTCATGGGAAGAGCTTTTCGAGATATTTGATAAAGCTAGGGAAAGAGGTGATCTAGTTGTTTTTAGTCTTCATCACTTTCTCTTTCAAAAACTCATGGATTTAATACCTCTAAACAAGCTTTTACTAGCTATCTACAGTGGCGATAAAAGATTTTTAGCAGCACTTGAAAAAGTTGCTAACTACCAGCTAGGATTGCTTAAAATAGCCAAGAGATACAATGGAATAGATGTTGTAGCATTTTTAGAGGATCTTGGAAGCCAGGACTCACCCCTCATAAGACCTCAGCATCTCAAAAAATATTTCCTACCATACTACAAAATATTCTTTGATGAAGTTAGAAACATGAACGCTTTCATATATTTCCATAGCGATGGGCGCATAATACCACTTGCCAATGTGATTTTAGAAGCAAAACCAGATATTTTAAACATACAGGATATTGTTAATGGAATTGAAAACATATCAGCTCATTTCAAAGGAAAGCTATGCATAGATCTCGACATAGATAGACAGCACCTAATACCATATGGCACTAAAGAAAAAATCTTTTCACACTTCAAAGAAGTTGTGGAGAAGCTGAACATAGAACTTGGAGGGTTGATGATACATATAGAAGTGTATCCACCAACACCCCTCGAGAACATAGTTTTTTTAGCAGAGGCATGCTATAGGTATTGCTTTAATATTGGCTCCAGGTACTAG